A stretch of Macadamia integrifolia cultivar HAES 741 chromosome 7, SCU_Mint_v3, whole genome shotgun sequence DNA encodes these proteins:
- the LOC122085232 gene encoding G-type lectin S-receptor-like serine/threonine-protein kinase At4g03230 isoform X1, with translation MNKKHQGMGSLSYFMLLPFFFCFWKLCHSASDTMIPNQSIRDGDKLTSSGEKFVLGFFSLGTSKNRYVGIWYNLLPQQTVIWVANRQNPLADSTGVFTLRNDGSLVISDQRQTTLWSTNSSMVSRNLTARLLDSGNFIVTEGDPNNPLWQSFDHPSNTFLPGMKIGVNLSTGDSWLLSSWKNMEDPAFGHFTFGVDTKAMNQLFIWPKTTGHPLMLVNIPDDKNSYPYMVKTEEAVYLEFSSFQTMSRLVMGTSGQLQLFTWLNTSQQWIKIWSQPNQLCNVYAACGAYSICNFYKMPDCKCLPGFLPTSIQDWDLGDRSTGCQRITALQCGSQDSFQSVPNVNVTRSTLWLGSASAEDCKAECLNSCHCSAYAYVDVGAGNFSCFLWSGDLLNIRDDNSMNEDLYVRVAVSKSRHERRWFPVIAIVVFVTGIFVLGISRMWIIERKGSLGASFSATKLILDAANFKEDESEVIDIPLLSFEFLEFATSNFTESNKLGQGGYGPVYKGNLPGGQGIAVKRLDKASQQGLEEFKNEVMLIAKLQHRNLVKLLGYCVHGDDKMLIYEYMPNKSLDSFLFDQTRSSLLNWEKRFNVILGIARGLLYLHQDSRLRIIHRDLKTSNILLDEEMNPKISDFGMARIFGGDQTQANTRRVVGTYGYMSPEYALDGLFSVKSDVYSFGIIVLEIISGKKNGSFYDSEHFLSLPGHAWRLWKEGSGLDLMDPSSREACNSSEVLKCIQVGLLCVQEDAIDRPTVASVLLMLASDIATLPSPKRPASFIRRSLSSIESSSCGPTSCSMNEVTVSLVEGR, from the exons ATGAACAAGAAACATCAAGGAATGGGCTCTTTGTCCTATTTTAtgcttcttccattcttcttctgcTTTTGGAAGCTGTGTCACTCAGCCTCAGACACCATGATTCCAAACCAATCAATCAGAGATGGAGATAAACTTACTTCCTCAGGAGAGAAGTTTGTTCTTGGATTCTTCAGTCTAGGTACTTCCAAGAATCGCTACGTCGGAATCTGGTACAATCTCCTTCCACAGCAAACGGTCATATGGGTTGCCAATAGGCAAAACCCACTTGCAGACTCGACTGGAGTTTTTACTCTTAGAAATGATGGCAGTCTTGTGATTTCAGACCAAAGACAGACCACTCTCTGGTCAACAAACTCGTCCATGGTGTCGCGAAATTTAACTGCAAGGCTTCTTGATTCTGGTAACTTTATCGTAACAGAAGGAGACCCTAACAATCCACTGTGGCAGAGTTTTGATCATCCATCCAATACTTTTTTGCCTGGCATGAAGATTGGAGTGAATCTAAGCACAGGAGATAGTTGGCTTCTCAGTTCTTGGAAAAATATGGAAGACCCAGCCTTCGGACATTTCACATTTGGAGTTGACACAAAAGCAATGAATCAGCTATTCATATGGCCTAAAACCACTGGCCACCCACTTATGTTGGTCAATATCCCTGATGATAAGAACTCTTATCCGTACATGGTCAAAACAGAGGAAGCAGTTTACTtggaattttcttcttttcagaCAATGTCAAGGCTTGTGATGGGCACATCAGGCCAACTGCAGTTGTTCACGTGGTTGAATACAAGTCAGCAGTGGATCAAAATTTGGTCCCAACCAAATCAACTGTGCAATGTTTATGCTGCATGTGGGGCTTACAGTATATGCAACTTCTACAAAATGCCAGACTGTAAGTGCTTACCAGGGTTCTTGCCCACATCAATCCAGGACTGGGATTTGGGTGATCGTTCAACAGGATGCCAGAGAATAACGGCCTTGCAATGTGGATCACAGGATAGCTTCCAGTCTGTGCCAAATGTAAACGTGACAAGATCTACATTGTGGTTAGGATCTGCAAGTGCAGAGGACTGTAAAGCTGAATGCCTAAATAGTTGCCATTGTAGTGCTTATGCCTACGTTGATGTGGGTGCTGGTAACTTCTCTTGTTTCCTTTGGTCTGGTGATTTGCTTAATATTCGAGATGACAACAGCATGAATGAAGATCTGTATGTACGTGTCGCAGTATCTAAATCCC GGCATGAGAGGCGATGGTTTCCTGTCATAGCTATCGTGGTCTTTGTCACAGGAATTTTTGTCTTGGGCATCTCAAGGATGTGGATAATTGAGAGAAAAG GTTCATTAGGGGCTAGTTTCTCTGCTACAAAACTAATATTGGATGCAGCTAATTTTaaagaagatgaaagtgaagtcattgacataccacttttgagttttgaattCTTAGAATTTGCAACTAGTAACTTCACAGAATCAAATAAGCTGGGACAAGGAGGCTATGGGCCTGTATACAAG GGTAATTTGCCTGGAGGGCAAGGAATAGCAGTGAAGAGGTTAGATAAGGCTTCTCAACAAGGATTAGAAGAATTCAAGAATGAGGTTATGCTAATTGCCAAGTTACAACACAGGAATCTTGTTAAGCTTTTAGGTTACTGTGTTCATGGAGATGACAAGATGCTAATCTATGAATACATGCCTAACAAGAGCTTggactcctttctctttg ATCAAACTAGAAGCTCTTTACTGAATTGGGAAAAGCGCTTTAACGTCATCTTGGGCATTGCCAGAGGGCTTCTCTATCTACACCAGGACTCTAGATTGAGGATCATTCACAGGGATTTGAAAACTAGCAACATTCTACTGGATGAAGAGATGAACCCCAAAATATCGGATTTTGGTATGGCAAGGATTTTCGGCGGAGATCAGACTCAAGCAAATACAAGAAGGGTAGTTGGTACATA TGGTTATATGTCTCCAGAATATGCATTAGATGGACTCTTCTCGGTGAAATCTGATGTCTACAGCTTTGGTATTATAGTACTTGAGATCAttagtgggaaaaagaatggTAGCTTTTATGACTCTGAACACTTTTTGAGCCTTCCAGGTCat GCATGGAGATTGTGGAAAGAAGGCAGTGGACTGGACTTAATGGATCCATCATCAAGAGAAGCATGCAATTCCTCTGAGGTGTTGAAATGCATCCAAGTTGGCCTCTTATGTGTACAGGAAGATGCCATAGATCGACCCACCGTGGCTTCAGTTCTTCTGATGCTAGCTAGTGATATTGCAACTCTTCCAAGTCCGAAACGACCGGCCAGCTTCATTAGGAGAAGTCTTTCCagcatagaatcatcttcttgtGGACCAACAAGTTGCTCCATGAATGAGGTAACGGTTTCTTTAGTAGAAGGTCGATAA
- the LOC122085232 gene encoding G-type lectin S-receptor-like serine/threonine-protein kinase At4g27290 isoform X2: MNKKHQGMGSLSYFMLLPFFFCFWKLCHSASDTMIPNQSIRDGDKLTSSGEKFVLGFFSLGTSKNRYVGIWYNLLPQQTVIWVANRQNPLADSTGVFTLRNDGSLVISDQRQTTLWSTNSSMVSRNLTARLLDSGNFIVTEGDPNNPLWQSFDHPSNTFLPGMKIGVNLSTGDSWLLSSWKNMEDPAFGHFTFGVDTKAMNQLFIWPKTTGHPLMLVNIPDDKNSYPYMVKTEEAVYLEFSSFQTMSRLVMGTSGQLQLFTWLNTSQQWIKIWSQPNQLCNVYAACGAYSICNFYKMPDCKCLPGFLPTSIQDWDLGDRSTGCQRITALQCGSQDSFQSVPNVNVTRSTLWLGSASAEDCKAECLNSCHCSAYAYVDVGAGNFSCFLWSGDLLNIRDDNSMNEDLYVRVAVSKSRSLGASFSATKLILDAANFKEDESEVIDIPLLSFEFLEFATSNFTESNKLGQGGYGPVYKGNLPGGQGIAVKRLDKASQQGLEEFKNEVMLIAKLQHRNLVKLLGYCVHGDDKMLIYEYMPNKSLDSFLFDQTRSSLLNWEKRFNVILGIARGLLYLHQDSRLRIIHRDLKTSNILLDEEMNPKISDFGMARIFGGDQTQANTRRVVGTYGYMSPEYALDGLFSVKSDVYSFGIIVLEIISGKKNGSFYDSEHFLSLPGHAWRLWKEGSGLDLMDPSSREACNSSEVLKCIQVGLLCVQEDAIDRPTVASVLLMLASDIATLPSPKRPASFIRRSLSSIESSSCGPTSCSMNEVTVSLVEGR, encoded by the exons ATGAACAAGAAACATCAAGGAATGGGCTCTTTGTCCTATTTTAtgcttcttccattcttcttctgcTTTTGGAAGCTGTGTCACTCAGCCTCAGACACCATGATTCCAAACCAATCAATCAGAGATGGAGATAAACTTACTTCCTCAGGAGAGAAGTTTGTTCTTGGATTCTTCAGTCTAGGTACTTCCAAGAATCGCTACGTCGGAATCTGGTACAATCTCCTTCCACAGCAAACGGTCATATGGGTTGCCAATAGGCAAAACCCACTTGCAGACTCGACTGGAGTTTTTACTCTTAGAAATGATGGCAGTCTTGTGATTTCAGACCAAAGACAGACCACTCTCTGGTCAACAAACTCGTCCATGGTGTCGCGAAATTTAACTGCAAGGCTTCTTGATTCTGGTAACTTTATCGTAACAGAAGGAGACCCTAACAATCCACTGTGGCAGAGTTTTGATCATCCATCCAATACTTTTTTGCCTGGCATGAAGATTGGAGTGAATCTAAGCACAGGAGATAGTTGGCTTCTCAGTTCTTGGAAAAATATGGAAGACCCAGCCTTCGGACATTTCACATTTGGAGTTGACACAAAAGCAATGAATCAGCTATTCATATGGCCTAAAACCACTGGCCACCCACTTATGTTGGTCAATATCCCTGATGATAAGAACTCTTATCCGTACATGGTCAAAACAGAGGAAGCAGTTTACTtggaattttcttcttttcagaCAATGTCAAGGCTTGTGATGGGCACATCAGGCCAACTGCAGTTGTTCACGTGGTTGAATACAAGTCAGCAGTGGATCAAAATTTGGTCCCAACCAAATCAACTGTGCAATGTTTATGCTGCATGTGGGGCTTACAGTATATGCAACTTCTACAAAATGCCAGACTGTAAGTGCTTACCAGGGTTCTTGCCCACATCAATCCAGGACTGGGATTTGGGTGATCGTTCAACAGGATGCCAGAGAATAACGGCCTTGCAATGTGGATCACAGGATAGCTTCCAGTCTGTGCCAAATGTAAACGTGACAAGATCTACATTGTGGTTAGGATCTGCAAGTGCAGAGGACTGTAAAGCTGAATGCCTAAATAGTTGCCATTGTAGTGCTTATGCCTACGTTGATGTGGGTGCTGGTAACTTCTCTTGTTTCCTTTGGTCTGGTGATTTGCTTAATATTCGAGATGACAACAGCATGAATGAAGATCTGTATGTACGTGTCGCAGTATCTAAATCCC GTTCATTAGGGGCTAGTTTCTCTGCTACAAAACTAATATTGGATGCAGCTAATTTTaaagaagatgaaagtgaagtcattgacataccacttttgagttttgaattCTTAGAATTTGCAACTAGTAACTTCACAGAATCAAATAAGCTGGGACAAGGAGGCTATGGGCCTGTATACAAG GGTAATTTGCCTGGAGGGCAAGGAATAGCAGTGAAGAGGTTAGATAAGGCTTCTCAACAAGGATTAGAAGAATTCAAGAATGAGGTTATGCTAATTGCCAAGTTACAACACAGGAATCTTGTTAAGCTTTTAGGTTACTGTGTTCATGGAGATGACAAGATGCTAATCTATGAATACATGCCTAACAAGAGCTTggactcctttctctttg ATCAAACTAGAAGCTCTTTACTGAATTGGGAAAAGCGCTTTAACGTCATCTTGGGCATTGCCAGAGGGCTTCTCTATCTACACCAGGACTCTAGATTGAGGATCATTCACAGGGATTTGAAAACTAGCAACATTCTACTGGATGAAGAGATGAACCCCAAAATATCGGATTTTGGTATGGCAAGGATTTTCGGCGGAGATCAGACTCAAGCAAATACAAGAAGGGTAGTTGGTACATA TGGTTATATGTCTCCAGAATATGCATTAGATGGACTCTTCTCGGTGAAATCTGATGTCTACAGCTTTGGTATTATAGTACTTGAGATCAttagtgggaaaaagaatggTAGCTTTTATGACTCTGAACACTTTTTGAGCCTTCCAGGTCat GCATGGAGATTGTGGAAAGAAGGCAGTGGACTGGACTTAATGGATCCATCATCAAGAGAAGCATGCAATTCCTCTGAGGTGTTGAAATGCATCCAAGTTGGCCTCTTATGTGTACAGGAAGATGCCATAGATCGACCCACCGTGGCTTCAGTTCTTCTGATGCTAGCTAGTGATATTGCAACTCTTCCAAGTCCGAAACGACCGGCCAGCTTCATTAGGAGAAGTCTTTCCagcatagaatcatcttcttgtGGACCAACAAGTTGCTCCATGAATGAGGTAACGGTTTCTTTAGTAGAAGGTCGATAA
- the LOC122084734 gene encoding membrane steroid-binding protein 1-like translates to MEASLEPLQLGEIAEEELKTYDGSDPNKPLLIAIKGQVFDVSSSKRFYGPNGPYGLLSGKDASRVLATMSFEEMDLNGDISSLSLLELDNLNDWENTFKSKYVRVGTIKKIDSLPAVRDILTYDDDDDDTKRVEDGRPVNAAKSVEDGPTAAGRVEQRQPKERDYWFGCCLRL, encoded by the coding sequence ATGGAGGCTTCTCTTGAACCACTTCAGCTTGGAGAAATAGCAGAGGAGGAGTTAAAGACCTATGATGGATCTGATCCAAACAAGCCTTTGTTGATAGCAATTAAGGGACAAGTCTTTGATGTATCATCAAGCAAGAGATTTTATGGGCCAAATGGGCCTTACGGTTTACTTTCTGGGAAGGATGCTAGTCGAGTTCTTGCAACCATGTCttttgaagagatggatttGAATGGTGATATCTCTAGTCTTAGCCTCCTTGAACTTGACAACTTAAATGACTGGGAGAATACTTTCAAGAGCAAGTACGTGAGGGTTGGCACCATAAAGAAAATTGATTCATTGCCGGCGGTGCGAGATATCTTGacttatgatgatgatgatgatgatactaAACGTGTCGAAGATGGGCGACCTGTCAATGCTGCTAAATCTGTTGAAGATGGACCAACAGCAGCAGGACGAGTGGAGCAGCGTCAGCCCAAAGAACGTGACTATTGGTTCGGATGCTGCCTAAGACTGTAA
- the LOC122083953 gene encoding pentatricopeptide repeat-containing protein At3g63370, chloroplastic-like — MRSSRLPLALEVKSFLPFPNKHPNRHLNIAHQPQASKSSPSLPILVEKKDPIEFATVIAFCSKFKSIVLGHQIHGQIVKSGFSKDLFSQNNLIVMYSKCASLGCGLKLFDEMTERNVVSWTSLISGAIQNGEFEMGLEIYLDMIRAGLRPNEFALGSVLKSCASLEDLEFGLSCHCFAIKIGLENNYFVGGSVLNMYAKCGDIEAAKWVFEGMDSNDVGCWNAMIGGYALNGHYFEAMELVSLMHLKGIIMDQLTFINALNGCSDLGDLNFGRQIHAMIIRNQIEFSTSGMNSLIDMYFKTGGENSALKLFDKMGVKDIISWNTVFTGLFLDENAGEVASLFARMLSSGLKPNHVTFSIVFRLCGAVFNVVLGLQFYCVAYHLGFYNKALVVNSLINMFFTCGELGRAHSLFESTHTKDITTCNEMINGYNSNCCTQEALDMFCKFWELGYKANEFTFSSILGAFSRTEHQEIVRQIHSAIIKSGYGFHEFVCCSLINAYSRIQLLEDSVMAFNGIKRLDLASWGTMISAFVLRGHSYEALVLLNCLRETGKKPDEFILGSVLNSCSSMGAYHQTKCIHVLVIKTGFEKHVYVASAVIDAFAKCGDIESSILAFNQASRYDDLVLLNTMIMAYAHHGLVAEAFEIFENMKSANLKPTHPTFVAVISACSHLGLVEEGCRSFDSISSDHGMDPSAENFCCLVDLFSRNGLLGEAKRVIEEMPFAPWPAIWRSLLSGCRIHGNRELGEWAAQQLIQLAPENDAGYVLLSKVYSEEGTWGDASNVMRRMEERVSRKHPGYSWIEI, encoded by the coding sequence ATGAGAAGTTCGCGGCTTCCACTTGCTTTGGAGGTCAAATCTTTCTTACCCTTTCCGAATAAACATCCAAATCGTCATCTGAACATAGCCCATCAACCCCAAGCTTCAAAATCCTCTCCATCGCTACCAATTCTTGTGGAGAAGAAAGACCCAATAGAATTTGCAACTGTAATTGCCTTctgttcaaagttcaaatcaattgtTCTAGGCCATCAAATTCATGGGCAGATCGTCAAGTCAGGATTCTCCAAGGATCTCTTCTCACAAAATAATTTGATTGTTATGTACTCAAAATGTGCTTCTTTAGGTTGTGGGTTGAAGCTGTTTGACGAAATGACTGAGAGAAATGTTGTTTCCTGGACTTCATTGATCTCGGGTGCCATTCAAAATGGGGAGTTTGAAATGGGTTTGGAGATTTATTTGGACATGATTAGAGCTGGGTTGAGGCCTAATGAATTTGCTCTTGGCAGTGTCCTGAAAAGCTGTGCTAGTCTTGAGGATCTTGAATTTGGTTTGTCCTGTCACTGTTTTGCTATAAAGATTGGACTTGAGAATAATTATTTTGTTGGTGGCTCAGTTCTCAATATGTACGCAAAATGTGGGGATATTGAAGCAGCCAAATGGGTGTTTGAAGGTATGGATAGTAATGATGTTGGTTGTTGGAATGCCATGATTGGAGGGTATGCACTTAATGGTCATTACTTTGAAGCTATGGAACTTGTTTCTTTGATGCACTTGAAAGGAATAATCATGGACCAACTCACATTTATAAATGCTCTCAATGGTTGTTCAGATTTAggtgatttgaattttgggagACAGATTCATGCAATGATTATTCGGAATCAAATAGAGTTTAGTACTTCTGGGATGAATTCTCTCATTGATATGTACTTTAAAACTGGTGGAGAGAACTCTGCTTTGAAACTTTTTGATAAGATGGGAGTGAAAGATATCATATCTTGGAATACTGTATTTACTGGCTTATTTCTAGATGAGAATGCTGGAGAAGTTGCAAGCTTGTTCGCTAGAATGCTATCATCTGGTTTGAAACCAAACCATGTTACTTTCTCAATTGTGTTTAGGCTATGCGGGGCTGTCTTTAATGTTGTGCTTGGACTTCAGTTCTATTGTGTTGCTTATCATCTTGGGTTCTATAACAAAGCCCTCGTTGTAAACTCCCTAATCAATATGTTCTTCACATGTGGGGAATTAGGAAGAGCACATTCTCTGTTTGAGAGCACCCACACCAAAGATATTACCACTTGTAATGAAATGATCAATGGGTATAACTCAAATTGCTGTACACAAGAAGCACTAGATATGTTCTGTAAGTTTTGGGAGCTGGGATATAAAGCAAATGAGTTTACCTTTTCCAGCATCTTAGGGGCTTTTTCTAGAACTGAACATCAAGAAATAGTCAGACAAATCCATAGTGCTATAATCAAGTCTGGTTATGGTTTTCATGAATTTGTGTGTTGCTCGTTAATTAATGCTTATTCAAGAATTCAACTGTTGGAGGATTCAGTTATGGCTTTTAATGGAATCAAGAGATTAGACTTGGCATCTTGGGGGACTATGATTTCTGCATTTGTGCTGAGAGGCCATAGCTATGAAGCTCTAGTACTTCTCAACTGCCTGAGAGAAACTGGGAAGAAACCTGATGAGTTTATTCTGGGTAGTGTTTTAAACAGTTGTTCCAGTATGGGTGCTTATCACCAAACCAAATGCATTCATGTGCTTGTAATAAAAACAGGGTTTGAGAAGCATGTGTATGTTGCAAGTGCAGTTATAGATGCTTTTGCAAAATGTGGAGATATTGAAAGCTCAATATTGGCTTTCAATCAGGCATCCAGATATGATGATTTGGTCCTCCTAAATACGATGATCATGGCTTATGCACATCATGGACTAGTAGCTGAAGCATTTGAAATCTTTGAGAATATGAAGTCAGCTAATCTAAAACCTACCCATCCAACTTTTGTGGCGGTTATTTCAGCTTGCAGTCATCTGGGTCTTGTTGAGGAAGGTTGTAGGTCATTTGATTCGATTAGTTCAGATCATGGGATGGACCCTTCTGCAGAGAATTTTTGCTGCCTAGTTGATTTGTTTTCACGAAATGGATTACTTGGAGAGGCTAAACGTGTCATTGAAGAAATGCCCTTTGCTCCTTGGCCTGCTATATGGAGATCCCTACTAAGTGGTTGTAGGATTCATGGAAACAGAGAATTGGGAGAGTGGGCTGCTCAGCAGTTGATTCAATTGGCTCCTGAAAATGATGCAGGTTATGTACTGCTGTCAAAGGTCTATTCTGAAGAGGGTACTTGGGGAGATGCCTCAAATGTAATGAGGAGAATGGAAGAAAGAGTATCTCGAAAACATCCAGGTTATAGTTGGATAGAAATATAA